The sequence GACACTAATTCTAGCCAGGAAGTTTTAGGCCTTTTGGCTAAGGCAAAACAGTAGTATGCTATATAAAGAAAGCAACTATACTAGTATAGACTGGTTAGCTATCAATTAGTAACAAGGAGTTTATAAGTATTTTCAGGGAAATCGTTATGAATGGAATTTTGGGAATAACTGAAGATTCGACGCATTCACTTTACTGACTTACTCAGAAAAAACAAAAGCCCTATAGGGCTTTCCCTGGCTAAATCTCTGTTAACCCAACGAGAGGAGTGAAGCAAAAGGAAAGCACTATAGAGCCAATACGCACTTAAAAAAACAGGCAGAAAAGGTATCGCTTTTCCCGCTGACAAGTTATGGAACATTAGCTATGTCAACACAGATTTTATTTCATACTCAGTGCCGCTTTCCTGTACTTGTTTGTGCGAGCATCCTGAATAACACCTTTCCAGTTTAGTCCATACCCAAAATCATAAATGTTCCCTTCAGAGTCTGTATAAGGTTTCATATCACGCGGAACATCTTCAGACTGGACTTCTACTGTCTTCATATCGGCCGGAAATTGCATTGGTAGTAAAGCCGATGGTTCACTGGCTCCTGTTAGAATATCCAGCAAAGCCTGATCCAGAACACCAAAGTGTGCCAGTATTGCATTCGATTGTTTTTCAAATTCTCCAACTACCGTTGGATTCGATACCTGTAGTGAAACAATTACTGGTTTGCCTTTCATTTTAGCATAAGTATCATTCACCATGCCCAGGTCAGTACCGTTGATTGTTTTTGCCGTTTTGCCGTTGTAAGTCCGGTTGGTGAATTTTTCGAGAGGGTCGCCACCGCCAATGCTGGGATCACGTGTCCCCTGCGCTGTATAATCACCATATTGAAGACTAACCGGAACATAACCAGTACCACCAGATTTTGCATCGGCGCTATTGTAGCCACCACCTGAATTCGGACTTTGGATAAACACCAGTGCATAATCAGCTTCGTCGGGATTGTCCGTAACAGTGAAGTACTTCTTTACAATGGCTAAATTGACTGGATATTCCAGCTTTTCGGGCGTTTCCATCCCCAAAAAGTTGCGACCTGCAGGCGTAAATCGTTTGGGTACGTACACCGTTTTTCCTTTCACCAATGGCAGGGCTTTTGCCTTGTTTTTCAATAGTACGACCGATTGCAACTGTGTCTGGTAACCTGCCTCCATAAACTCAGGTTTACCGACTACACTACGAGACGTTTCTGGTTCGAGGTATGGGTTTTCAAACAAACCGACCTGAAAGATATTTTTCAGCAACCGTACCGCCGATTGTTCAAACCGTGCACGCATTGCGGCTTCGCCTTTTTCTTTAACCCCCATTTTATAGGCTTCAATTACAGGCTCTGCATCGTTATTACCGCCAAATTGGTCAGCTCCTGCCAGTAGTACTTTATAGTGACGCTCCGGGACTGATAGTTTTTCTACACCCCACGATTTGCCCGTCAGAAAAACATCAACGGCTGTTTCGTCGGCTGTTATTAGCCAGTCGGTACAAACCACGCCATCATAGTGGTACTTTCCCCTCAATAAATCACCGATGATGTATTTATTGTAGCTATTGCCGACATTCTCGCCGTATTTTTTGTCCTGATTGAACGAAATGGTATAGTACGGCATGACCGCTGATGCCGTACCCGTTTTTCCACTGAGTTTAAAGGCACCTTCGGTAAAGGGCCGAAAATGCGATTCAAAGTTCTTACCTGGATAAACGGCATATTTGCCATACCCATAGTGGGCATCACGACCACCTTCGCCCGAACCACCACCTGGCCAGTGTTTAACCATTGCATTTACACTATTGTAACC comes from Spirosoma aureum and encodes:
- a CDS encoding glycoside hydrolase family 3 protein, with the protein product MRRVIISASLLVLLSASIGFGQNWTETKIGSWTKVINKGGQTLGYSPGSGVKLLTVDGLAFKDLNKNGKLDPYEDWRLPIATRAKDLASKLSVEQIAGLMLYSKHQPIPAAAGGPFAGTYGGKVFAQSGANVADLSDQQREFLTKDNLRHVLVTSVQSPEAAAQWNNNAQALVESLGLGIPINSSSDPRHGTRADAEYNAGAGGSISMWPGSLGLAATFNPDLVKRFGQIAATEYRALGIATALSPQVDLATDPRWNRVSGTFGEDPQLATDMARAYIDGFQTSVGAKEIKGGWGYNSVNAMVKHWPGGGSGEGGRDAHYGYGKYAVYPGKNFESHFRPFTEGAFKLSGKTGTASAVMPYYTISFNQDKKYGENVGNSYNKYIIGDLLRGKYHYDGVVCTDWLITADETAVDVFLTGKSWGVEKLSVPERHYKVLLAGADQFGGNNDAEPVIEAYKMGVKEKGEAAMRARFEQSAVRLLKNIFQVGLFENPYLEPETSRSVVGKPEFMEAGYQTQLQSVVLLKNKAKALPLVKGKTVYVPKRFTPAGRNFLGMETPEKLEYPVNLAIVKKYFTVTDNPDEADYALVFIQSPNSGGGYNSADAKSGGTGYVPVSLQYGDYTAQGTRDPSIGGGDPLEKFTNRTYNGKTAKTINGTDLGMVNDTYAKMKGKPVIVSLQVSNPTVVGEFEKQSNAILAHFGVLDQALLDILTGASEPSALLPMQFPADMKTVEVQSEDVPRDMKPYTDSEGNIYDFGYGLNWKGVIQDARTNKYRKAALSMK